The Saccharomyces mikatae IFO 1815 strain IFO1815 genome assembly, chromosome: 2 sequence ATAATAGAACGGTGTATGTGAATGGAGCATGGAAAATAGCATCACTAGTATTGATCTTAAGCTAAGATCGTATACACTGAGTGTCTATGTTCACGAAGATTCCTCTACTCTATTTTTggtatctttttttccaatcaagatttttttccatattttCGCGATGAGCTACAAAATGAGACTAGTGAAACCTCAGTAATTGTTCATCGGCACTTGATTCATCTAGATTAAGAGTTTCAATCGCATATATCTTACTATGTTTGATCCTCTTGACCTCTACAGTCCTGATGATATTCAAATTGTGCCTGTACAGTTTAATCTTGTAGGAAGAgagcaaaaaaagcataCCTCAGGGCGACAACATGACGAATCACTCGCAaacgaagatgaaaaagaaagtgatgatgatgatagcGTTATTGACAATCTGGATCTACCTTCCGTAAAGTATGCATCTCCAGAAGTTATTTTATGTACATTGATTCTTTTAAGGCCGGATAGGCAAGTAAACTTCAATCAGGAAACAGAGAAGAATAAATCTGTGCTAGAGGTATGCAAAAGTCGTGGGCTGCAACCCGATCTGctaaaaaaacttttgagTTGGTATGCGGATGAATGGCCCAATAAGAGGTTAAACTCGTTGGAGAAAATATGTAATAAGATTCCGATGCTGAGACATATGATATCCAAGGAACTATTATTAGGCTACTATACTAGcgtattgaaaaaatacaacaacaatagcggctttgataatgaaactATACAAAAACTTCTCAAGGAACTAAGTTCAAGAATATCTGAAAACTGTGGGAGAACAGCTCAACCTTCCACAATAAGATATTTTGAATTAAGGAATCTCAGGAATGCTATTCCGCTTTATGAACCTTCTTTAACAGCAGATAATCTTGGTTGGAAAACATGGGGGTCATCCTTAATACTTTCACAATTGGTCGTAGATCGCCTACACACTGCAGACATGGATTTTGTGGCGAACCGCGGCACCAAACGTATTAAGGTGTTGGAACTAGGATCGGGCACCGGTTTAGTAGGACTTTCATGGGCCTCAAAATGGAAAGAACTTTATGGAATTGACAACACAGAAATATTTGTTACAGATTTACCTGATATTGtaacaaatttgaaaaaaaatgtatcgCTAAATAACTTACAAGATTTTGTTCAAGCAGAAATATTAGACTGGACAAATCCGCAGAGTTTCATTGATAGATTTGGTTATGAGAATGAGTTCGATATTATATTGATAGCAGATCCAATATATTCGCCTCAACATCCAGAATGGGTGGTTAACATGATATCGAGGTTTTTGGCGCCATCAGGAACATGCCATTTGGAAATACCTTTAAGGGCAAAGTACGctaaagaaagagaacTTTTAAGATTATTACTTCAAGATAATGATCTCATGGTTGTCAAAGAGGAATATTCAGAGGGCATAGATGATTGGGGCGTTGTTGAGTATTTATATAGGCAAATCATTCGCAACTAGAAGGAAGTAAATGAACATGTTTGCAGCGGaaagtctttttttctgccAACGATAAAAATGCTGCTCATATTcagatatatataataaatactTTTCCAACCTTCtaaaacttttcaaaaaaaaaagtgaatGGGGCATCTAGCTGagttattattttgttaAAACACTAAATTATACTCATAGTACATATTAATTTAGGCTACATTTACAGTGGTCCCTATGCAATATAATCATCTGCAATCTTAGGTTCACTATCTTTAGAGTAATTCTTCCCGTTTATTGCCCTAGAGTATTCTCGAACTAAAGGTTCATACCATATGCTTAGGTTTTTCTCACCTTTGTCCAGTAAATTCTTCAAGGCACAATTTCTATAATGAATAGTCTCAAGATCTACGATAGCACCTGCACTTCCGCCTACGAGACTGCCCATTACCTTTGGCAGTTCATTGAGCAAAAACTCCGACGAATAAGTGAATCTCGTCAGAGTTTCCACTACCTGCATTTGTTCTAGGTATggcaatttcaaaataacTTCAGAATTAaacttattttttatagCAATGAAGCATTCTTGATCTGCTACaagatttcttgaaatctCAATGCTATAACCACTGACATGAAAAGAGTTGTTCACTAGATCTTTAtgatattttatcaaataatGCGGATTGATTAATTCCAACCACTCGTTTACCAACTTTGTTTCAGACCCGATCTTCAAAAAGTCTTTATCAATACTCctaaaaagagaatattcatcttcttcaattcgAGAAACTTCTGCAAATAATTGTAAAAGACGATTTGTAGAGAAATCTCTGACATCTGGATAGTTCTCTGtatcttcaaaaagttgAGCAAATACTCGTaatgttttttcaatatacTTTAAAGCCCAGTATTTACCTTGGTTTCGTATAGCTAGCAAAAATTTCGCATAATAGTTGACCAATTCGATGAATGCAAGAATATCATCCACGGATTTTAGCACTTCATGCTTAGTAAAGCAAAATAAAGCCTCTTTGAACTCAGGTCCGCTAATTAATGGCAACTCGATGGCCAGAAAATCAATCAATCTAACAAAAGAAACCGTTTGCATTCTGCTCTTTACATTTATCAAATAACGCAAATTATTATCAAATAATCGGCGTCTAATCAATTCATCGGTACTCAATCTTTCCAACGTTCTTTCGATGGACGCAGTTACCTTATCATTATCTACTTTCTCATCAAATAGAATATCCAAAAGAAGATCAATGATATTACTGGTGGCAAATAGACCTTTTGGCTGCGAATTCTCAATAACTTTGCAAGCTGCAACTCTTAATGGAGCTATTCCCGATTGTAGCGCTTTCATTAAATCTTCAACACTATATACTTCTAGCACGTCATCAAAATCAGTCATTGGAACCAGTTTATCCACTATGTCCAAGAGATAATCGTAATTCAATGAATCATACGTATTGTTAGACGTTAGTAAACGCTTGATCGTTGCCAGTAGTGGTTTAACATTCATGTCTGGAAGGGAGGCAATTGTCACCAGATTCAATGAACATTTTCTTAGTAGTGCGTTAATATGTTCAGATAAGACATCTTCATTAAGCTCATTTTCCAATTGTGTA is a genomic window containing:
- the EFM2 gene encoding S-adenosylmethionine-dependent methyltransferase (similar to Saccharomyces cerevisiae EFM2 (YBR271W); ancestral locus Anc_1.325), with amino-acid sequence MFDPLDLYSPDDIQIVPVQFNLVGREQKKHTSGRQHDESLANEDEKESDDDDSVIDNLDLPSVKYASPEVILCTLILLRPDRQVNFNQETEKNKSVLEVCKSRGLQPDLLKKLLSWYADEWPNKRLNSLEKICNKIPMLRHMISKELLLGYYTSVLKKYNNNSGFDNETIQKLLKELSSRISENCGRTAQPSTIRYFELRNLRNAIPLYEPSLTADNLGWKTWGSSLILSQLVVDRLHTADMDFVANRGTKRIKVLELGSGTGLVGLSWASKWKELYGIDNTEIFVTDLPDIVTNLKKNVSLNNLQDFVQAEILDWTNPQSFIDRFGYENEFDIILIADPIYSPQHPEWVVNMISRFLAPSGTCHLEIPLRAKYAKERELLRLLLQDNDLMVVKEEYSEGIDDWGVVEYLYRQIIRN
- the HSM3 gene encoding Hsm3p (similar to Saccharomyces cerevisiae HSM3 (YBR272C); ancestral locus Anc_1.333), with the translated sequence MNEKETNYVEDLLTQLENELNEDVLSEHINALLRKCSLNLVTIASLPDMNVKPLLATIKRLLTSNNTYDSLNYDYLLDIVDKLVPMTDFDDVLEVYSVEDLMKALQSGIAPLRVAACKVIENSQPKGLFATSNIIDLLLDILFDEKVDNDKVTASIERTLERLSTDELIRRRLFDNNLRYLINVKSRMQTVSFVRLIDFLAIELPLISGPEFKEALFCFTKHEVLKSVDDILAFIELVNYYAKFLLAIRNQGKYWALKYIEKTLRVFAQLFEDTENYPDVRDFSTNRLLQLFAEVSRIEEDEYSLFRSIDKDFLKIGSETKLVNEWLELINPHYLIKYHKDLVNNSFHVSGYSIEISRNLVADQECFIAIKNKFNSEVILKLPYLEQMQVVETLTRFTYSSEFLLNELPKVMGSLVGGSAGAIVDLETIHYRNCALKNLLDKGEKNLSIWYEPLVREYSRAINGKNYSKDSEPKIADDYIA